Proteins encoded together in one Falco peregrinus isolate bFalPer1 chromosome 2, bFalPer1.pri, whole genome shotgun sequence window:
- the LOC129783745 gene encoding acetoacetyl-CoA synthetase-like, with translation MSREPEIMESQVMWEPDTKRNTHMDRFRAAVASSCGLRLANYNDLYQWSVESFSDFWAECWKYSNIVCSRLYDEVVDTSKSIADVPEWFKGSRLNYAENLLKHKDNDKIALYAASYLPNSIHAVEAMLAAASIGAIWSSTSPDFGINGVLDRFSQIQPKLIFSVESVIYNGKEHNHLEKLLSVVKGLPDVKKVVVIPYVSSREAIDISKIPNSVFLEDFLATGKGDQAPQLEFEQLPFSHPLFIMYSSGTTGAPKCMVHSAGGTLIQHLKEHILHGNMTSNDVLMYYTTQQGYSCL, from the exons ATGTCCCGGGAGCCCGAGATCATGGAGTCGCAGGTGATGTGGGAGCCTGACACGAAGCGCAACACCCACATGGACCGGTTCCGCGCCGCCGTGGCCAGCAGCTGCGGGCTCCGCCTGG CCAACTACAATGACTTATACCAGTGGTCAGTGGAATCCTTCTCAGACTTCTGGGCAGAATGCTGGAAGTACAGTAACATTGTATGTTCTCGCCTGTATGATGAG gtggTTGATACATCCAAAAGTATTGCAGATGTCCCGGAATGGTTTAAAGGCAGCCGTCTGAACTATGCAGAAAATCTTCTGAAGCACAAGGACAATGACAAGATTGCACTGTATGcagcaa GTTACTTACCAAACAGCATTCATGCGGTGGAAGCAATGCTCGCTGCTGCAAGTATTGGTGCTATCTGGAGTTCAACATCACCGGACTTTGGCATTAAC GGTGTACTGGACAGATTTTCCCAAATTCAGCCTAAGCTCATCTTCTCTGTTGAATCCGTTATATACAATGGCAAAGAACATAACCACCTGGAAAAGCTGCTCAGTGTGGTGAAAG gGCTTCCAGATGTAAAAAAAGTGGTGGTGATTCCGTATGTCTCCTCAAGGGAAGCCATAGATATTTCTAAGATTCCAAACAG TGTCTTTTTAGAAGACTTCCTTGCTACCGGGAAAGGAGACCAGGCCCCTCAGCTGGAGTTTGAACAGCTGCCTTTCAGTCATCCTCTCTTTATCATGTATTCGTCAGGCACAACAGGGGCACCAAAATGCATGGTTCATTCAGCAGGG gGTACGCTAATACAGCATCTGAAGGAACACATTCTTCATGGCAACATGACCAGCAATGACGTTCTTATGTACTATACAACG CAACAAGGATATTCCTGCCTCTAA